A DNA window from Caulobacter mirabilis contains the following coding sequences:
- a CDS encoding thioredoxin family protein, translating to MTLIGEGAAPQAAAGEFIKDGSDASFMTDVIEASKTQPVIVDFWATWCGPCRQLTPALEKAVKALNGAVRLVKIDVDKNPGFAGQLRVQSIPTVYAFVGGQPVDGFMGALPDSQVKSFVDRLVGPPPAGEIDELLAQAKESFELGDLGGAAQGYAEALNMDRENVKAIGGLARVYLAGGDVEQAAALIAMAPADAKDPDLDAARAALALAEAGSAETAPFEKALAADPADHQARFDLAGALAGQGDLGAAADHLLNIIEQDRTWNDEAARKQLLTIFEAAGPMSDVAKQGRRRLSSILFS from the coding sequence ATGACCCTGATCGGAGAAGGCGCGGCGCCGCAGGCGGCCGCCGGCGAGTTCATCAAGGACGGCTCGGACGCGAGCTTCATGACCGACGTCATCGAGGCGTCGAAGACCCAGCCGGTCATCGTCGACTTCTGGGCGACCTGGTGCGGCCCCTGCCGCCAGCTGACCCCCGCGCTGGAGAAGGCCGTCAAGGCGCTGAACGGCGCGGTGCGGCTGGTGAAGATCGACGTCGACAAGAACCCTGGCTTCGCCGGCCAGCTGCGCGTCCAGTCGATTCCGACCGTCTACGCCTTCGTGGGCGGCCAGCCGGTGGACGGCTTCATGGGCGCTCTGCCGGACAGCCAGGTGAAATCGTTCGTCGACCGCCTGGTCGGCCCGCCGCCGGCCGGCGAGATCGACGAGCTGCTCGCCCAGGCCAAGGAGTCGTTCGAGCTGGGCGATCTGGGCGGCGCGGCCCAGGGCTACGCCGAGGCTCTGAACATGGACCGCGAGAACGTGAAGGCCATCGGCGGACTGGCGCGGGTCTACCTGGCCGGCGGCGACGTCGAGCAGGCGGCGGCCTTGATCGCCATGGCCCCCGCCGACGCCAAGGATCCCGACCTCGACGCGGCTCGCGCCGCCCTGGCGCTGGCCGAGGCCGGTTCGGCCGAGACCGCGCCGTTCGAGAAGGCCCTCGCCGCCGATCCCGCCGACCATCAGGCGCGCTTCGACCTCGCCGGCGCGCTCGCCGGGCAGGGCGACCTGGGCGCCGCGGCCGATCACCTGCTCAACATCATCGAGCAGGACCGGACCTGGAACGACGAGGCGGCGCGCAAGCAGCTTCTGACCATCTTCGAGGCGGCCGGCCCCATGTCGGACGTCGCCAAGCAGGGACGACGGCGGTTGTCGTCGATCCTCTTCAGCTAG
- a CDS encoding prolyl-tRNA synthetase associated domain-containing protein, producing MKTRADLFAFLDAQGIAHSTLDHPAVFRVGEGDEIKAGLPGGHTKNLFLKDAKGQLWLISALGETRIDLKRLHPVIGSARLSFGSPELMQETLGVTPGSVTAFGLINDSDRRVRFVLDAGLADSDPVNFHPLINTATTAVSQAGFRRFLAAVGIEPLIVDFEAMAVV from the coding sequence ATGAAGACCCGCGCCGACCTGTTCGCCTTCCTCGACGCCCAGGGCATCGCCCACTCCACGCTGGACCATCCGGCGGTGTTCCGCGTCGGCGAGGGCGACGAGATCAAGGCCGGCCTGCCGGGCGGACACACCAAGAACCTCTTCCTCAAGGACGCCAAGGGGCAGCTTTGGCTGATCTCGGCGCTGGGCGAGACGCGCATCGATCTCAAGCGGCTTCATCCGGTGATCGGTTCGGCCCGGCTGAGCTTCGGCAGCCCCGAGCTGATGCAGGAGACCCTGGGCGTCACGCCCGGCTCGGTGACCGCCTTCGGCCTGATCAACGATTCCGACCGCCGGGTGCGGTTCGTACTCGACGCCGGGCTGGCCGACTCCGATCCGGTGAACTTCCATCCCCTGATCAACACCGCGACCACCGCCGTGTCGCAGGCGGGCTTCCGACGCTTCCTCGCCGCGGTGGGGATCGAGCCGCTGATCGTCGATTTCGAGGCGATGGCGGTCGTCTGA
- a CDS encoding DUF6065 family protein, translating into MQLECYPTNQRPPDIVPGRPQRAWMDAFAERHPYRCLPLSMANTTGWEILCPVGFTAEWNGGAHQDCITLTPDHPYPGFEDFAKSHFSRGIVTFHAGYLFRTPPGWSMWVQGPPNHIKDGIQPLQGLVETDWLPFPFTMNWMFTRPGRVKFAKGEPFCFITLVQDRLLADVQPVTKSLTANDDLRRQYDAWYTQRSEFNARLLKQDPEAVRDAWQRFYFRGELPDDTGPAPAGHVNKRRLKAPKLGV; encoded by the coding sequence ATGCAGCTCGAGTGCTATCCGACGAACCAGCGTCCGCCCGACATCGTCCCCGGCCGTCCGCAGCGGGCCTGGATGGACGCCTTCGCCGAGCGGCATCCCTACCGCTGCCTGCCGCTGTCGATGGCCAACACCACCGGCTGGGAGATTCTCTGCCCGGTCGGGTTCACGGCCGAGTGGAACGGCGGGGCGCACCAGGACTGCATCACCCTGACCCCGGACCATCCCTATCCCGGCTTCGAGGACTTCGCCAAAAGCCACTTCTCGCGCGGGATCGTCACCTTCCACGCCGGCTACCTGTTCCGCACGCCGCCCGGCTGGTCGATGTGGGTGCAGGGCCCGCCCAACCACATCAAGGACGGCATCCAGCCGCTGCAGGGCCTGGTCGAGACCGACTGGCTGCCCTTCCCCTTCACCATGAACTGGATGTTCACCCGCCCCGGCCGGGTGAAGTTCGCCAAGGGCGAGCCCTTCTGCTTCATCACCCTGGTCCAGGACCGGCTGCTGGCCGACGTCCAGCCGGTGACCAAGTCGCTGACCGCCAACGACGACCTGCGCCGCCAGTACGACGCCTGGTACACCCAGCGCTCGGAGTTCAACGCCCGCCTGCTGAAACAGGACCCCGAGGCCGTCCGCGACGCCTGGCAGCGATTCTATTTCCGCGGCGAGCTGCCCGACGACACCGGCCCGGCCCCGGCCGGCCACGTCAACAAGCGGCGTCTGAAGGCCCCGAAACTGGGGGTTTGA
- a CDS encoding helix-turn-helix transcriptional regulator — MRWADLEGRPRILVRPDGELLWSNLAADAAMDEGLDVRRTDGRFELVHPAEQAAFLQFLSGASGAIGAWCSPQAGEGVVIFRAWRIDVEGDEAIGLVFHTTGGDYVPRWADFGRALGLTATEHRIALRLLDGVRIESVAKDMGITLATARTHVRNLYQKLSIGSREALFRRLAPFRIA, encoded by the coding sequence ATGCGTTGGGCCGATCTTGAGGGCCGCCCGCGAATCCTGGTCCGCCCGGACGGCGAGCTGCTGTGGTCCAACCTCGCCGCCGACGCCGCCATGGACGAGGGCCTGGACGTTCGCCGGACCGACGGCCGTTTCGAACTGGTCCACCCCGCCGAGCAAGCCGCCTTTCTTCAGTTCCTGTCCGGCGCCTCGGGGGCGATCGGGGCCTGGTGCTCGCCGCAGGCCGGCGAAGGCGTCGTCATCTTCCGGGCCTGGCGCATCGACGTCGAAGGCGACGAGGCGATCGGCCTGGTCTTCCACACCACCGGCGGCGACTATGTTCCGCGCTGGGCCGATTTCGGCCGCGCCCTGGGACTGACCGCCACGGAACACCGCATCGCCCTGCGCCTGCTCGACGGGGTGCGCATCGAGAGCGTGGCCAAGGACATGGGCATCACCCTGGCGACGGCCCGGACTCATGTCCGAAATCTGTACCAGAAGCTCTCGATCGGCTCTCGGGAAGCCCTCTTCCGCCGCCTGGCGCCGTTCCGAATCGCTTAG
- a CDS encoding EAL domain-containing protein: protein MGSGGVFKVISCLVNEHDYGMVLVAGLVCLCASLTAFRLYSRMNGARGLPRGAWLLFTALVAGSGVWATHFLAMLAYDPGLKTGYSPTGTIMSLMIAVLFMGAGFFAATATRESDRANQMAGGLLLGLGIGAMHYTGMSSFVTQGHIVWETATIGASVAIGVVGSAVALIVAGDARKFSSQVVGALILTLSVCSLHFTGMGAITIIPDAGVMVPEQMFSGGLMILAVTSITGLIVLAGLGAVLIESQTSRSALERIRTLANAAYEGIVVVQRGVIKDANAAFCDLAGAKLDDLVGQPLMDGMLTLDDACEIVEGAERREGRMQPLDGGKSIPVEIFARLMDDGARAETEDLTVLAVRDLRERRSAEEKIRYLAEHDGLTGLPNRNALQARLAGVLDRVGASGESLAVICVDLDHFKEANDLHGHLAGDAVLVEAARRLQDSVVAPSFAARLGGDEFVVVQVTDADQDQATAAAELAGGLLESLRESVMYEGQELAMAASLGVSLYPDDGRTGEALLANADMALYRAKENGRGAYRFFKREMDETIRERRNLARELRQAIVDEDLVVHYQPQARASDSQICGFEALVRWKHPTRGMIPPLDFIPLAEETGLIIPLGEWVLRKSCEEAAGWDRPLSIAVNLSPLQLNQANLPTIVHEILIQTGLSPARLELEVTESALFKDYQRALDNLRRLKAMGVRIAMDDFGTGFSSLSTLQSFPFDKIKVDKSFVENIHRDERATVIVKAVLGLGRSLDIPVVAEGVETPEQLEFLRGEDCAEVQGYAIGRPAPADTLSAWTCGVVEAVEAAEKPATAKRRSRKAA, encoded by the coding sequence ATGGGGAGTGGGGGCGTGTTCAAGGTCATCTCGTGTCTCGTCAACGAGCACGATTACGGCATGGTGCTGGTCGCCGGACTGGTCTGCCTTTGCGCCAGCCTGACGGCGTTCAGACTGTATTCCCGGATGAACGGCGCCCGAGGCCTCCCGCGCGGAGCCTGGCTGTTGTTCACCGCGCTGGTGGCCGGTTCCGGCGTCTGGGCGACCCATTTCCTGGCCATGCTGGCCTATGATCCGGGTCTGAAGACCGGCTACTCGCCGACCGGCACGATCATGTCGCTGATGATCGCGGTGCTGTTCATGGGCGCCGGCTTCTTCGCCGCGACCGCCACCCGCGAAAGCGACCGCGCCAACCAGATGGCCGGCGGCCTGCTGCTGGGCCTCGGCATCGGCGCGATGCACTACACCGGCATGAGCTCGTTCGTGACCCAGGGCCATATCGTCTGGGAGACGGCGACCATCGGCGCCTCGGTGGCGATCGGGGTGGTCGGGTCGGCGGTGGCGCTGATCGTGGCCGGCGACGCCCGCAAGTTCTCGTCCCAGGTGGTCGGCGCGCTGATCCTGACCCTGTCGGTCTGCAGCCTGCACTTCACCGGCATGGGCGCGATCACCATCATCCCGGACGCCGGGGTGATGGTGCCGGAGCAGATGTTCTCGGGCGGCCTGATGATCCTGGCGGTGACCAGCATCACCGGCCTGATCGTCCTGGCCGGCCTCGGCGCGGTGCTGATCGAATCCCAGACCAGCCGCTCGGCGCTGGAGCGCATCCGCACCCTGGCCAACGCCGCCTATGAAGGCATCGTCGTGGTCCAGCGCGGGGTGATCAAGGACGCCAACGCCGCCTTCTGCGACCTGGCCGGCGCCAAGCTGGACGATCTGGTCGGCCAGCCGCTGATGGACGGCATGCTGACCCTCGACGACGCCTGCGAGATCGTCGAAGGCGCCGAGCGCCGCGAAGGCCGCATGCAGCCGCTGGACGGCGGCAAGTCGATCCCGGTCGAGATCTTCGCGCGCCTGATGGACGACGGCGCCCGCGCCGAGACCGAGGATCTGACCGTGCTGGCCGTCCGCGACCTGCGCGAACGCCGCTCGGCCGAGGAGAAGATCCGCTACCTGGCTGAACATGACGGCCTGACCGGCCTGCCCAACCGCAACGCCCTGCAGGCGCGCCTCGCCGGCGTCCTCGATCGGGTGGGGGCGTCGGGCGAGAGCCTGGCCGTGATCTGCGTCGACCTGGACCACTTCAAGGAAGCCAACGACCTTCACGGCCACCTGGCCGGGGACGCGGTGCTGGTTGAAGCGGCCCGCCGGCTGCAGGACAGCGTCGTCGCGCCGTCGTTCGCGGCCCGCCTGGGCGGCGACGAGTTCGTCGTCGTGCAGGTCACCGACGCCGACCAGGACCAGGCGACCGCCGCGGCCGAGCTGGCCGGCGGCCTGCTGGAATCGCTCCGCGAGAGCGTGATGTACGAGGGCCAGGAATTGGCCATGGCCGCCAGCCTCGGCGTGTCGCTGTATCCCGACGACGGCCGCACCGGCGAAGCCCTGCTCGCCAACGCCGACATGGCGCTGTACCGCGCCAAGGAAAACGGCCGCGGCGCCTACCGCTTCTTCAAGCGCGAGATGGACGAGACCATCCGCGAGCGGCGCAACCTGGCTCGCGAGCTGCGCCAGGCGATCGTCGACGAGGACCTGGTCGTCCACTACCAGCCGCAGGCTCGGGCCAGCGACAGCCAGATCTGCGGCTTCGAGGCCCTGGTCCGCTGGAAGCATCCGACGCGCGGCATGATCCCGCCGCTGGACTTCATCCCGCTGGCCGAAGAGACCGGCCTGATCATCCCGCTCGGCGAGTGGGTGCTGCGCAAGTCGTGCGAGGAGGCCGCCGGCTGGGATCGGCCGCTGAGCATCGCGGTCAACCTGTCGCCGCTGCAGCTGAACCAGGCCAACCTGCCGACCATCGTCCACGAGATCCTGATCCAGACCGGCCTGTCGCCGGCGCGGCTGGAGCTCGAGGTCACCGAAAGCGCCCTGTTCAAGGACTATCAGCGCGCCCTGGACAACCTGCGCCGCCTGAAGGCCATGGGCGTCAGGATCGCCATGGACGACTTCGGCACCGGCTTCTCGTCGCTGTCGACGCTGCAGTCCTTCCCGTTCGACAAGATCAAGGTCGACAAGAGCTTCGTGGAGAACATCCACCGCGACGAGCGGGCCACCGTGATCGTCAAAGCGGTGCTGGGGCTGGGCCGCAGCCTGGACATCCCGGTCGTGGCCGAGGGCGTCGAGACGCCGGAGCAGCTGGAGTTCCTGCGCGGCGAGGATTGCGCCGAGGTGCAGGGCTACGCCATCGGCCGCCCGGCCCCGGCCGACACCCTCAGCGCCTGGACCTGCGGGGTCGTCGAGGCGGTCGAAGCGGCCGAGAAGCCCGCGACCGCCAAGCGTCGGAGCCGCAAGGCGGCCTAG
- a CDS encoding helicase HerA-like domain-containing protein, with amino-acid sequence MDGIDPGLLFVGFSDKPETMRLDRANRHGLVAGATGTGKTVTLQILAQAFSDAGVPVFAADVKGDLSGVSQPGAPNEKMLARAQGMNLTLTPAAPPTVFWDLFGEQGHPVRTTISEMGPLLLARLLELNDVQEGVLNIVFKVADAEGLLLLDLKDLQAALKYVADNEKTIDVEYGNVSAATIGTIQRGLLTLETQGAANLFGEPALKLSDLMRVDGSGRGVVSILAADKLIQSPRLYATFLLWLLSELFEELPEVGDPDKPKLVFFFDEAHLLFRDAPKALLEKVEQVVRLIRSKGVGIYFVTQNPADIPETVLAQLGNRVQHALRAYTPAEQKGLRAAAASFRPNPAFDTAEAIQGLGVGEALVSVLDEKGAPTVTAKTMIRPPASRLGPATAAERQATLAQSPVKGLYDTAQDRESAFEVLRARADQATRQAEQAAADAAATKQQEADQKAREKEQVRRDAPRRSSSRQSIGEAFGSSFARTVANQIGRELMRGLLGGLKRR; translated from the coding sequence ATGGACGGCATCGATCCGGGACTTCTGTTCGTCGGCTTCTCGGACAAACCCGAGACGATGCGGCTGGACCGGGCGAACCGGCACGGCCTGGTCGCCGGCGCGACCGGCACCGGCAAGACCGTGACCCTGCAGATCCTGGCGCAGGCCTTCTCGGACGCAGGGGTTCCGGTCTTCGCGGCGGACGTGAAGGGCGATCTCTCCGGGGTCAGCCAGCCCGGCGCGCCAAACGAGAAGATGCTGGCCCGCGCCCAGGGCATGAACCTGACGCTGACGCCGGCGGCCCCGCCGACCGTCTTCTGGGACCTGTTCGGCGAGCAGGGCCACCCGGTTCGCACCACCATCTCGGAGATGGGGCCGCTGCTGCTGGCGCGGCTTCTGGAGCTGAACGACGTCCAGGAAGGCGTGCTCAACATCGTCTTCAAGGTCGCCGACGCCGAGGGGCTGCTGCTGCTCGACCTGAAGGACCTGCAGGCGGCGCTGAAGTATGTGGCGGACAACGAAAAGACGATCGACGTCGAGTACGGCAACGTCTCCGCGGCGACGATCGGGACCATCCAGCGCGGTCTGCTGACGCTCGAGACCCAGGGCGCCGCCAATCTGTTCGGCGAGCCGGCGCTGAAGCTGTCGGACCTGATGCGCGTCGACGGCTCCGGCCGAGGCGTGGTCAGCATCCTGGCGGCCGACAAGCTGATCCAGAGCCCGCGTCTCTACGCCACCTTCCTGCTGTGGCTGCTGTCGGAGCTGTTCGAGGAGCTGCCCGAGGTCGGCGATCCCGACAAGCCGAAGCTGGTCTTCTTCTTCGACGAGGCCCACCTGCTGTTCCGTGATGCGCCCAAGGCGCTGTTGGAGAAGGTCGAGCAGGTCGTGCGCCTGATCCGGTCCAAGGGCGTGGGCATCTACTTCGTGACCCAGAACCCGGCGGATATCCCCGAGACGGTGCTGGCCCAGCTCGGCAACCGCGTCCAGCACGCGCTGCGCGCCTACACGCCGGCCGAGCAGAAGGGGCTGCGCGCCGCCGCGGCCTCGTTCCGTCCCAATCCGGCCTTCGACACCGCCGAGGCGATCCAGGGGCTTGGCGTAGGCGAGGCGCTGGTGTCGGTGCTCGACGAGAAGGGTGCGCCGACCGTCACCGCCAAGACCATGATCCGGCCGCCGGCTTCGCGCCTCGGGCCGGCCACCGCGGCGGAGCGTCAGGCGACCCTGGCCCAGAGCCCGGTGAAGGGCCTCTACGACACCGCCCAGGATCGTGAATCGGCCTTCGAGGTGCTGCGCGCGCGCGCCGACCAGGCGACGCGGCAGGCGGAACAGGCCGCCGCCGACGCCGCCGCAACCAAGCAGCAGGAAGCCGACCAGAAGGCGCGGGAGAAGGAACAGGTCCGTCGCGACGCGCCGCGCCGGTCCAGCAGCCGCCAGAGCATCGGCGAGGCCTTCGGCAGCAGTTTCGCCCGCACCGTGGCCAACCAGATCGGCCGCGAACTGATGCGCGGTCTGCTGGGCGGCCTGAAGCGGCGGTAG
- a CDS encoding AI-2E family transporter, with the protein MARPPAKTPPQPSPNAGPEPAAGQAERAPLLVVDGIGRNALVILAVIACGGALWLLGGILTPLALAMFLAIMVDSFARRLEQRWPKLPDSVSLAVAIALSLLIFGAAAYVVADNATSFVTKLVGYGPKLDGIIAQVAAFAGLEAPPPLTKLIAELNPAKYLGQFAQGLQGVLSDAVFVLIYLGFIIAAKRGFKRKIVALFPHNRERDEAIAVFNRIRYGVERYLWVQTVTGLMIAAASWVVMIIFGLENALFWAFLIFLASYIPIIGGFIGVVFPPVFGLIQFGTPIPALILLAILWGIQFFVGNVIQPRMQGESLNIDPVVVLLALAVWGLLWGLPGMFLSTPLAVMAMIILAEFDGSRWIAILMSQNGDPRGLGDEDGPRKRGRRGKSDKAQKAAP; encoded by the coding sequence ATGGCCAGACCGCCCGCCAAGACCCCGCCCCAGCCCTCGCCCAATGCCGGGCCTGAACCGGCCGCCGGACAGGCCGAACGGGCGCCGCTGCTGGTCGTCGACGGGATCGGCCGCAACGCCCTGGTCATCCTGGCGGTGATCGCCTGCGGCGGCGCGCTGTGGCTGCTGGGCGGGATCCTGACGCCGCTGGCCCTGGCCATGTTCCTGGCGATCATGGTCGACAGCTTCGCCCGCCGGCTGGAGCAGCGCTGGCCCAAGCTGCCGGACAGCGTCTCGCTGGCCGTGGCCATCGCCCTGTCGCTGCTGATCTTCGGCGCGGCGGCCTATGTCGTCGCCGACAACGCCACCAGCTTCGTCACCAAGCTGGTCGGCTACGGCCCCAAGCTGGACGGCATCATCGCCCAGGTCGCCGCCTTCGCCGGTCTGGAGGCGCCGCCGCCCCTGACCAAGCTGATCGCCGAGCTGAACCCCGCCAAGTACCTGGGCCAGTTCGCCCAGGGTCTGCAGGGCGTGCTGTCCGACGCCGTGTTCGTACTGATCTACCTGGGCTTCATCATCGCCGCGAAGCGCGGCTTCAAGCGCAAGATCGTCGCCCTGTTCCCGCACAACCGCGAGCGGGACGAGGCCATCGCCGTCTTCAACCGCATCCGCTACGGCGTGGAGCGCTACCTGTGGGTTCAGACGGTCACCGGCCTGATGATCGCCGCCGCCTCCTGGGTGGTGATGATCATCTTTGGCCTGGAGAACGCGCTGTTCTGGGCCTTCCTGATCTTCCTGGCCTCCTACATCCCGATCATCGGCGGCTTCATCGGCGTGGTGTTTCCGCCGGTGTTCGGCCTGATCCAGTTCGGAACCCCGATCCCGGCCCTGATCCTGCTCGCCATCCTGTGGGGCATCCAGTTCTTCGTCGGCAACGTCATCCAGCCGCGCATGCAGGGCGAGAGCCTGAACATCGACCCCGTGGTGGTGCTGTTGGCGCTGGCGGTCTGGGGCCTGCTCTGGGGTCTGCCCGGGATGTTCCTGTCCACCCCGCTGGCGGTGATGGCGATGATCATCCTGGCCGAGTTCGACGGCTCGCGCTGGATCGCCATCCTGATGTCCCAGAACGGAGACCCGCGCGGCCTCGGCGACGAGGACGGTCCGCGGAAGAGGGGCCGCCGCGGAAAATCCGACAAAGCACAGAAGGCCGCCCCTTGA